A window of Castanea sativa cultivar Marrone di Chiusa Pesio chromosome 8, ASM4071231v1 genomic DNA:
ATCTAtagcttttttatattttgttttttcaagaaaaagataaagGGGTATTTATGATGATTCCTCAAGCAGCCATTATTAAATGCTTGAATACGTGGTGCAAGCTAGTTGGCCTCGTTTCTGAGCAAAGGCGTCGCTTCATCTTCCGTGCATTTTTCATCCTATATATATCTCACCCCCTCTCCTCATTTCTCTTATTTCATCTTTGCTGGTCCTAAGAGAGTGAGCTCGTCATTTTCATCCACCTTGTTTCCGTCAACTTACTGGTCTCGTCGCCTTTAGTACCATCAAATTGATGGGGTTGTCACCCTTCAAGGAATCATCTACTAACTACATAAGTCtcctttcatttcatttcatcttttgtttttgttaccCTAGTTAGTCGTTAATTGTTTAGAGAGACTGTCGACCTAGGTTCTTAGAATACCTCTGTCGCTTGTAGGTAAATAGATGTCTAGAGAAGCGACGAGTGAGCAGTCATTAGTCTGTGAGGAAGCAGGCTACGACGAAATTTTTCAGTTAGGTCATGAGCCTGAGGAGGGCTTTTCAGGGTCGTCAGAAAGGGAGTCGTCCTCCCATTCTCTTAACGATGAAGTGGAGAGTcatgttggaggaaggtgagGAAGTAAAGGGTGAGGAAGTAAAGgttgatgacgatgatgatgaaggAGGAGAGGTTGAAGAGGAGGCGGGAGAAGATGACAGGGGCGAGGGTGATGGTGACGAGGGAGCTCCTGAGGAAGGAAGCTCTGGAAGCCCTAGTGATGGCCACACTCGTCCCTTTATTGTCCCCAAGATCTAGACAATGAACGAATTTTATCAGACAATGACAACCAAAATATATAACAGCTTAAGGGATCGTTACCAAATTCCTGACAACATTCCAATCTGTCTACCCGGGAAGTATGAAAATGCTACTCTGGTAAGACCACGGATGTCAACATGTATCATGCCATGTTTGCGGTAGGATTGAGGCTACCTTTAACGGCACTACATCGTCAGTTGGCCACCTACCTTAATCTGTCCTTCAGTCAAATTGCCCCAAATGCTTGGAGGATATTCATAGGGGCCGAAATCATATGGGGTCGTCTTAGTGGAGGGAACCGTCTGCTtaccttggacgagttcttttggtgctacAAACCCCAACGCATCTCCTCATCCAAGATTATATACCATTTGGCCGCGAGGAAGAAGACACTTAGGCTGGTGTCAGATATGCCCGACTCCAATAGGAATTGGAAGAGTagatatttttttgttcaaaggATAGATTAGGTGTGCCGTCGGGAAGAGTAGGTGACGATGCCTCATGGTTATGACAATACTTGGGGCATCGTCAAAGATTCAAGTTAGGTGTCGTCAGTTTTTCCTTTTACTTCCTTTTCCGTTTATTTGCTAATTATTTAACGTCATCGTTCCTCTTTTTCAACCAGTGTTCGTTCACGCATAACCGACGAGCAGGAGGCTTTTATATGTAGGGTTTTGGAAATCCCTTTCGATGAACAGAGGTGTCAGGACCTAATTACCCTAGATACTTTGCACGCTTATTGCGGTGGTCCTGAATCGGTGCCTGTAGCTCATAGACTAGATGCGTACTCCCGTCGACGTAAgtactattttaatttatttcttccCGTCATTTTTATCGACGTCTGCCTATCTAACATTTGTCTCTTGTCCTTTGTGGAAATGGAGGTAGCAAGGCAAAGAGCCTTGGTGAAGGCAACCACTgcgaataagaagaagaaagagaaggatgGAGTCTCCTCATCTGCTCCCAAGGGCATCATTAAGGGGACGTCCAAGCTAAAAAGCGACAAGAAGGATGACCATCCCCTGAAGAAAGGTCCAGGCGTCACCATTGGTGAGAAGCCAAAGAAGCCGTCGCCTTCTAAGCCAAGCCATGGAGAAGGCAAGGGTCTAATGACGGAGGCTGGTCCCATCAACTAGGGAACCCATCGCCTTCTTATGCACAAGGGGTACATCATCGAGATGGTTGAATCAATCATCAAGGAGACCGATTTGGAATTGTGTGCTGAACAGGAGATGGAGGACCTAGGTGCATCGGGTATTTTTGATCTATCCAGTGTATGTCCTTTTCCTTAAGTATTTCTTTTATCGTCTATTCGTTAACTGACAGTTGTAACCCATTTTCAGGCACTAATGCGTATGAAGCCGCTCCATGATAGGTGCGTCATTGAGGAGGGGTAATCAGTCGTCTTAGGAAGTGCAATGAAACGCTAACTAACGAACAAGATCAGTACAAGGATGCTCTTCGTACTCTCAATAAAAGGGTGACAGAGCTAGAAGAGAAGCTGAAGGAGGAGACCTGTTAGAGAGAAGAAAAGTGAGAGGCAAAGGCCACCTTGGAAAAGGAGGTGACGGCTCTCAAAGGGTAGGTACAGATGGCCAGGGCTTACGATGTAACCGAATTCAAGGCTTCGCTACCTTTTATAGACTCCTGTGACGTTTACTATGGTGACGTGTTTTAGGACTGCCTAAAGCAGGTCCAGTTCGTCTACCCACACTTGGATTTATCCAAGGTCACCATGGACGACCCCTTGCCTTCTACTCCAGCTGGCGACACTATCCTTGAAGAGGACAACGACTCCACCCAGTCAGAGTGAGATCCAAAAGACGAAGGTGTTTTTCTTGCCCAACCTGCTTTGGAGAAGCTCGTCACTCCTTTGATCCTGTTTCCTGAAGTTGAAGACGTTGAAAATCCCTCTATTCAAGGTGCCAAGATCCTTCTTCCAAAGACGACGAAACCCCTCCAGGACAGATCGTCCAGGACCCTTTAGTTTagctttctttctcttttttatgataatttgcTATGTATTTTGTCCAATTTCCAGACAATATTAAGCACCCCTTTGTGTTTTGGGCCTTGTTTGTaaagatttgaatttatttatggTATTATTTTATATCCATCGCTTTCCAGTATGTGTGTTGATCTTTATGTGTTGATACGCATATGTCCATCCATTCTTGTGCCAATGCGTTAAGATGTATCCATCCCTTAGAATACTTGGCAAACATCTAGGATAAACCCGCTCACTTTAGTGCACTCGTCCACCTATGAACGAGTATGCTTGGACTAGGTAACAAATTTGATTACTTGTGGATGTGTGAACTCGTCCACTTAGTGGACTCTGTAATGAACTTAGCCATTTGTGGACTTAGAAATGAGCTCATCCACCCATGGACTTTAATAATgataaactcgtccacttaTGGACCTGATAATTCCCAAGGTGTCCCCGTGAGATAAACTCGTCcgctttgtggacttaataattttcAAGGCGTCCTTGTGGGATGAGCTCGTCCACTTTTTGGACTTAGTATTAAACTTGTCCACTTGTGAACTTGATAACTTTCAAGGCGTCCTCATGGGACAAACTCGCCCACTTTGTGAACGTAGGAGTAGActtgtccacttgtggacttgatAATTTTCAAGGCGTCCTCATGGGACAGACTCGTCCATTTTTTGGACTTGGTAATTTTCAAGGCATCTTCAGGAGACAAACTCGTCCATTTTATGGACTTAGTAATTTTCAAGGCATCCTTATGGAACAAACTTGTCTACTTTGTGAACTTTATAGTAAAtttgtccacttgtggacttggtCACAAATGCAGTTTTGTAGAGGCAAACATATACACAAGTTATATCTaaataactcctcttattgcGATATATGCATGCATAAGTAGGAAAATTTATCTGAATCCCTTGGGCttaaaaagtactgtagataagagttaactaaaagaaataaactggGAATGAGGAGTAGCGCATTTCATGCTGTCTTTTACTAGTAGTATTTCCTGAGATGTTCGGTGTTCCATGGATGGGGCAACTTCTGCCCGTGTAACGTCTCCAAGTGATAAGTACCCTTCCTTTGCCATGACGTGACTCTATAGgatccttcccaattaggtttGAGCTTTCCCTGGGAGGGATCTCTTGTAGTGCCTGTCACCTTCCTCAAGATGAGATTTGCAACTTGGAAGTCTTTATGTCTAACCTTGGAGTTAtagtgcttggccatgaggtcctggTACCATGCTAGCCTTTGTTCAGTAATCGCTCTGACTTCGTCCACTAGGTTAAGTTGTAGACGTATGGCCTCGTCATTCTTCCCTTCATCATGATTGCCCACCCTGTAGCTTGTGAGTCCAACCTCAACTGGGATAACTTCCTCACTTCTGTATGCCAGTCGGAATGGCATTTCTCCTGTAGGACTTCTGGCTGTCGTCCTGTATGTCTATAGTACGCTTGGCAGCTCTTCTAGCCATAtaccttttgccccctcgagctaAGTCTTAATGATCTTAAGCAAGGATTGGTTTGTGACTTCCACTTGCTCGTTGGCTTGAGGGTGGGTGAGGGAGGAGtaatggttcttgatccctAATTGTGAGAAAAAGTCCCTgaaggagtcgttgtcaaattaCAACCCGTTATCTGAGACCAAGACTCTAGGGATCCCATACCTGCATATGATATTCTTCCAGACAAAGCTTCGTACGCTTTTCTCTGTTATGGTGGCCAGGActtcagcttctacccatttggtaaaaTAGTCTATGCCGACTATTAGGAACTTCAACTGTCTCATCGTTATTGGgaatgggcccatgatgtccagtccccattgagcaaaaggccataGGGCCGCCATTGGGGTAAGCTCTTTCGTTGGCTTCCTAATCACATCGCTAAACCTCTAATATTTGTCACAGGCTTTGACATAAACCTGGGTATCCTTCTGCATAGTAAGCTAGTAGTATCCAGCTCGAATCAATTTATGCACCAACGATCATGACCTTGAGTGGTTCCCGCGGATACCTTCATGGACTTCCCTCATGACATAGTCTGCTGTTGCTTGCCTACTCATCTTCGTACCTGCTCCAAATACCTCTTCATCTTCTACCCTTTACATTCAAAGTCCCCGTTCACCTGACTGGTGACGACCTGAGAGTCGCAATATAAAACTACACTCGTTGCCCTGCGGCTTTTACAATATTTAGCCCTACCACCAAAGTTTCGTACTCTGCTTCGTTGCTGGTCATTGGGAAGTCCAAACGAATCATACATTCAATCTCGTCTCCTTTCAGGGAACAGAGTACTATGCCGACCCCACCAGCCTACTTGTTAGATGATCCATCCATGCAGACGCCCCACTAAGGATGTTCTTCTGCCCCCTGGCCTTCCATACTGGTGAACTCTACAATAAAGTCGGTGACTACGTGTCCCTTTATGGCAGTTTAGGGGCAGTATTGTACATCAAATTCACTTAATTCTATGGCCCACAGCGCAATCCGTCCGACGACTTCAAGACTACTCATCGCTCTCCTTAGAGGCTTATCTGTCAGGACAACCATAGTGTGGGCTTGGAAGTGTGGTTTGAGCTTACGAGCTGCAGTGACTAAAGCAAAAGCAAGCTTTTCCATTGGTGGGTATCTCTCCTCCACTCCTCGAAGTGCTCAGCTAATGTAGTAGACGGGTTTCTGCACCCGGTCTTCTTCCCTAACTAAGGCCTCACTAACGGCAGCCGGAGATATAGCCAAGTAGAGGAATAGTTCTTCCCCTAGTTTGGAAGGACTTAGCAATGGCGGtgaagagaggtaggccttcaATTCTTCAAATGCTTGTTGACACTCGACTGTCCACTCAAAAGATTTTTCAGCGTGCGGAAGAAAGGTAGGCACTTGTCTGTTGCCCTTGATACGAACCTATTCAGCGCGGCTACCTTACCGTTGAGGTTTTTTACTTCTTTCGCGATGGCCCGGGTCTTGTCTGGATTGACTTTGATACCTCTctaggacaccatgaaccctaggaACTTTCCCGCCATCaccccaaatgcacacttattTGGATTAAGCTTCATGTTGTAAGAGAAGAAGGTGTCGAAGGTCTCCTTAAGGTCATCCAAGTGGCCGTCCTCCCTTtggctttttaccaacatgtcatcaACGTAGACTTGGGCGTTTCTTCCAATCTGATGtgtgaacatcttgttcatcagcCTCTGATACATTGCGCCCGTGTTCTTGAGGCCAAacggcattactttgtagcaaaaGAGGCTTTGGTTGGTGACGaatgaagtcttctcttgatcggCTTTGTCCAGTCTGATCTGACTGTAGCTGAAAAAAGAGTCCATGAAGCTCAGTAATTGGTGTTGGGCTGTAGAGTCTACTAAAACATCAACCCGtaggagggggtagctatccttggggtatgccttgtttaaatctgtgaagtccacacacatcctccatttcccgttgGTTTTCTTAACCATCACCACATTGGCCAACCTGTCGGGGTAGTATACTTCTCTGATGAAGTTTGCATCCTACGGCTTGCAGACTTCCTCCGCTATAGCTTGGTCTCGTTCTTGGGAGAACACTCGCTTCTTTTTGACGGATAGGGGGAAAAGTGGGCTACACATTCAACCTATGCACCATAACTGAAGGGTCGATCCCAAGCATGTCTTTGTGGCTCCAAGCGAATATATCctggttttctttgaggaaagTCGTGAGTGCTTGGCGGACTGACGGACTAGCGAAAGTACCAATCCTGGTCATTCACTCAGGCTTGGAGTTATCAAGGGATATCTCCTCCAATCCTTCTACGGGCTCAGCCACCATCCACTGCTCTTCTATGTTCATTGTCTATAGATGGTCATCCATTTTCAACATTGCTATATAGCATTCGCGCGCAGCTACTTGGTCTCCACGTAATTTCCCTACTCTATAGTCAGTGGGAAATTTGATCATCAAGTGGTCGGTCGAGGTTACGTTCTTCCATAAGTTGAGGGTGGGTCGTCCTAAGATGGGGTTGTAGACGGACAagcaatcaacaacaaggaatgTGACATCCTTAGTGATTTGCTGGGGATAATCACCAACCATTATGGGCAACGTGACTGTGCCAAGGGGGTATACTTTAGTCCCTCCGAATCTGATGAGTGGGGCATTGGTCGGAACCAACCATTCTCTATTAATCCTTATTTGCTAGAACACTTGGTAGTAGAGGATGTCGGCAAAGCTGCCATTGTTAACCAGAACCCGGTGTGTGTTGTAGACTCCTACCCGTATGCTGACGACGAGCGCATCGTCATGCAGATGATGGAGGCGTTGAGCATCTTCCTTTGAAAATTCAATGAT
This region includes:
- the LOC142606064 gene encoding uncharacterized protein LOC142606064, with translation MPFRLAYRSEEVIPVEVGLTSYRVGNHDEGKNDEAIRLQLNLVDEVRAITEQRLAWYQDLMAKHYNSKVRHKDFQVANLILRKVTGTTRDPSQGKLKPNWEGSYRVTSWQRKGTYHLETLHGQKLPHPWNTEHLRKYY